A single Dasypus novemcinctus isolate mDasNov1 chromosome 4, mDasNov1.1.hap2, whole genome shotgun sequence DNA region contains:
- the CLDN14 gene encoding claudin-14, translating into MASAAVQLLGFLLGLLGLVGTLVTTLLPHWRRTAHVGTNILTAVSYLKGLWMECVWHSTGIYQCQVYRSLLALPRDLQAARALMVVSCLLAGLACACAVVGMKCTQCAKGTPAKATFAALGGALFLLAGLLCLVAVSWTTHDVVQNFYNPLLPSGMKFELGQALYLGFIAASLALIGGTLLCLSCQDEARPRPLQARPGGATAATAPAYRPPAAYKDNRAPSVASASHSGYRLSDYV; encoded by the coding sequence ATGGCCAGCGCGGCGGTGCAGCTGCTGGGCTTCCTGCTCGGCCTCCTGGGCCTGGTGGGCACGCTCGTCACCACGCTGCTGCCGCACTGGCGCAGGACGGCGCACGTGGGCACCAACATCCTCACGGCCGTGTCCTACCTGAAGGGGCTGTGGATGGAGTGCGTGTGGCACAGCACGGGCATCTACCAGTGCCAGGTCTACCGCTCGCTGCTGGCGCTGCCCCGCGACCTGCAGGCCGCCCGCGCGCTCATGGTCGTCTCCTGCCTGCTGGCCGGCCTGGCCTGCGCCTGCGCCGTCGTCGGCATGAAGTGCACGCAGTGCGCCAAGGGCACGCCGGCCAAGGCCACGTTCGCGGCGCTGGGCGGCGCCCTCTTCCTGCTGGCCGGCCTCCTGTGCCTGGTGGCCGTCTCCTGGACCACCCACGACGTGGTGCAGAACTTCTACAACCCGCTGCTGCCCAGCGGCATGAAGTTCGAGCTGGGCCAGGCGCTGTACCTCGGCTTCATCGCCGCGTCCCTGGCGCTGATCGGCGGCACGCTGCTCTGCCTGTCCTGCCAGGACGAGGCGCGCCCCCGGCCCCTGCAGGCCCGGCCCGGCGGCGCCACCGCGGCCACCGCGCCCGCCTACCGGCCGCCGGCCGCCTACAAGGACAACCGGGCCCCCTCGGTGGCCTCGGCCTCGCACAGCGGGTACAGGCTGAGCGACTACGTGTGA